The following nucleotide sequence is from Drosophila takahashii strain IR98-3 E-12201 chromosome 3L, DtakHiC1v2, whole genome shotgun sequence.
GTACCTGGAATCGGCCACCGTTCTGCGCACCTCCTTTGGCCACACGAAGGGTTTGAAGCTGAAGCTTTTTACAGAGGGTTCTGGCCGCGCCTTGGAGCCCCGCCGCCAGTGCTTCACCCGGGAACTGCTCTTCGGCGACAGCTGCGAGGATGTGGCCACCAGTTTGGGTGCTCCGAATCGCATCTTCTTCAAGAGCGAGGACAAGATGAAGATACACAGCTCGAGTGTGAATCGACAGGCGCAGAGCAAGCGCAGCGACATCTTCTTCAACTACTTTACCCTCGGCATCGATGTGCTGTTCGATGCGCGAACGCAGACCTGCAAGAAGTTCATACTGCACACCAATTATCCGGGGCACTTCAACTTCAATATGTACCATCGCTGCGAGTTCCAGTTCCTACTGCAGGCCGATCATCCCTCGATGAGCGACAGTGGCCATGATTTGGTGACGCCCACGAAGCAGGAGCATGTTAATATTAGCGCCTACACGAAATGGGACGAGATCAGCAGCGCACTGGCCACCTCCGAGCGGCCGGTGGTGCTGCATCGCGCTAGTTCGACGAACACGGCGAATCCGTTTGGATCGACCTTCTGCTACGGCTACCAGGACCTGATCTTCGAGGTGATGCCGAATAGCCACATTGCCTCGGTGACGCTCTACAACACGGCGCCGCCCAGGCAGCCCGCGCACTCGTGGCAGCAGCACAAGATGCAGGACATCCGCTTAACGGTGGCTTAGAAAAGAGGTGTGGAAGTTTGGGTTCCCTTTGCTGCTCCATGATGCTGAAAAAAGGGATCACGCCCGCCTGTCGTGCTCTAATCTTTAAGCTACAACAATGATCTAACCTAGCCGTAAAGTAGACACATATATTATAtagtaatatatatattatatagatTTCCATCGTAAGCTAAGCCAATCATCAATCGGTATTCCATTGTGTTAGCTCGATTCGATTTATTTCGACCCATAACTGACAATTAATTAGCCTCGTACTTTTAACAATTGCATGTCGTTAATATATTTCAGTACTCTAAGCTCCAATCGTGTATCTCtctttgaaaaagaaaaaaaaaatcaacaaaaaaatatataaatctaaGGTTTCGACAAGATGTTTtatggttattattttttagggtttaAATTAGAGTTTTTGAGTTAACTTGACATCGAATGCTTTGTTTTCAGTAGCTTAAAATGCCGGAACAAATCGCAGATCAGGAGAACCAGGCGACAGCTGTGCCTGCCTATAATCCCGAGGTCCTGCAGGACATGCTGCCCGTGTACTACAGACGCCTCTTTCCCCACCAGCCCTTCTACCGCTGGCTTTCCTATGGATTGAGTGAGTATagtctatattatatttaataaatcctcttgttcctaagaactcgcggtctttgaaaaatcaatatagaatatatcattaggtttcttagttaagttatgtatgatccacacaaatatatcTTCTTTATCctaagaactcgcggtttttgaaaaaatctattaattaaaGAACTTCtatagattttatattaattctttcaacccgcgaattcttaagaactgGAGGATCTTCAGATTGGTTGCACCATTTTCTTCTTAGCTAAGGCACTATTGCTTATACTTGGCTCTAAATAAACTCTCTATAAATActcatgaatatttattttttccagctGAAGAAGGCATCTTCTGCAATCGTGAGATTTCATTTACTCTACAAGACGACATATACATACGTTACCTGTGCTTCGAAAGCCAGGCCGAGTTGGAGAAGGAGATCTGCTCGAGGAATCCCGTGAAGATAGATATTGGCCCCGTGATGCATACGAGACCCAAGAACCATCGCACTGTTCCTGGTGGACTAACCCCTGTGCAGCGAGAGCTCGTCTTTGATATTGACATGACGGATTACGACGATGTGCGCACC
It contains:
- the LOC108054604 gene encoding PHAF1 protein CG7083; amino-acid sequence: MLDLEILPENSLGCDAWEFVLGMHFSQAIAIIQSQVGIIKGVQVLYSDTNPLGVDIIINLPQDGVRLIFDPVIQRLKTIEVFNMKLVKLRYGGVYFNSPEVLPSIEQIEHSFGATHPGVYDAAKQLFALHFRGLSFYFPVDSKLHSGYAHGLGSLVFLNGASPVVSKMSLYAGSNVAENRAPSLPLACYHRQMYLESATVLRTSFGHTKGLKLKLFTEGSGRALEPRRQCFTRELLFGDSCEDVATSLGAPNRIFFKSEDKMKIHSSSVNRQAQSKRSDIFFNYFTLGIDVLFDARTQTCKKFILHTNYPGHFNFNMYHRCEFQFLLQADHPSMSDSGHDLVTPTKQEHVNISAYTKWDEISSALATSERPVVLHRASSTNTANPFGSTFCYGYQDLIFEVMPNSHIASVTLYNTAPPRQPAHSWQQHKMQDIRLTVA